One Brassica napus cultivar Da-Ae chromosome C2, Da-Ae, whole genome shotgun sequence DNA window includes the following coding sequences:
- the LOC106378677 gene encoding uncharacterized protein LOC106378677 has product MELSEHDIVYKNRTAAKSQVLADFLIELTPELEQDLILPSLNWILHVDGSSTSKGSGAGVQLQSPTGELIRQSFSFGFAASNNEAEYESLIAGLRLAKAVKAKRINAYCDSQLVVPRGENVCADALAALGSKLHDQVKRTIPIHKIEKPSIDTMAAQTAILAAISEAMDIDEAEPPSQNDQPTDWRKELIDYLAEVLLPTEKWDTRRLKRRSAHYVFMDGELHRWTATKVLLKCIPGDETKLVMAETNEGAADNHSGGRALALKVKNLGFYWPTMNADCETYVRKCDKCQRHASTLHSPTEFLHTLTAPYPFMRWGMDIIGPMPASRQKKFILVLTDYFTKWVEAEAYASITDKEVQNFVWKNIICRHGLPYEIITDNGSKFTSLHFKGFCDRWRIRLNMSTPRNPQSNGQAESTNKTIIDGLKK; this is encoded by the exons ATGGAGCTGAGCGAACATGACATCGTGTACAAGAATCGCACAGCAGCAAAGTCACAGGTCCTTGCCGACTTCTTGATCGAGTTAACACCAGAGCTGGAGCAAGACCTCATCCTACCAAGTTTAAACTGGATCTTACACGTCGACGGTTCATCCACGAGTAAAGGGTCGGGGGCAGGAGTGCAACTGCAATCACCAACAGGGGAACTCATCCGGCAGTCATTCAGTTTTGGTTTTGCGGCgtcaaacaacgaagctgagTACGAATCCCTCATCGCAGGGCTCCGTCTCGCCAAGGCAGTGAAAGCCAAAAGAATcaacgcttactgcgactcccaacTTGTC gttcctCGCGGAGAAAATGTCTGTGCCGACGCCCTCGCTGCTCTAGGAAGCAAGCTACACGATCAAGTCAAGAGGACAATCCCAATCCATAAAATCGAGAAACCGAGCATCGATACGATGGCGGCACAGACTGCGATCTTAGCAGCGATTAGCGAAGCGATGGACATCGACGAAGCAGAACCTCCTTCGCAGAATGATCAGCCAACAGATTGGCGCAAGGAACTCATCGATTACCTCGCTGAAGTTTTAttgcccaccgagaaatgggaCACGCGGCGACTGAAGCGACGTAGCGCACACTACGTTTTCATGGACGGGGAACTACACCGATGGACCGCGACGAAGGTGCTACTCAAATGTATCCCCGGTGACGAAACGAAACTAGTcatggccgaaacaaatgaagGAGCAGCAGACAATCACTCGGGCGGACGAGCTCTCGCATTAAAAGTAAAGAATCTTGGATTCTACTGGCCAACCATGAACGCCGACTGCGAGACATACGTGCGCAAGTGCGACAAATGCCAGCGTCATGCTTCCACCTTACACAGCCCAACGGAGTTCCTTCATACCCTAACTGCTCCATACCCAttcatgcgatggggaatggacatcatCGGTCCGATGCCGGCATCTCGCCAAAAGAAGTTCATCTTGGTCCTCACAGATTACTTCACCAAATGGGTTGAAGCCGAAGCCTACGCCAGCATCACCGACAAAGAGGTGCAAAACTTCGTCTGGAAGAACATAATCTGCCGACATGGGCTCCCATACGAGATCATTACAGACAACGGTTCAAAATTCACCTCGCTTCATTTCAAGGGATTCTGCGACAGATGGCGAATTCGACTCAACATGTCGACCCCGAGAAACCCGCAAAGTAACGGGCAAGCCGAGTCGacgaacaagaccatcatcgacGGTCTGAAGAAATGA